The genomic window GCCGCTGCAGTGGCTGGCGATCCTGCCGATCGCGCTCTGGCGCACGATCGTGCATCTGGTGGCCAAGCGGCCCGCCCAGATCTGGCCGGAATGGGCGGCGGCGGCCGTCGCGATGGCGCGCATCCCGGCCGTGGCCCGGGCGCGCGGCGGCATCCGCCGCACCCGGCGCGTGTCGTGGCAGAGCCTGGCGCCGCTGCGCATCGGCCGCGCCGACCTGCGCACGAACCTCGCGCTCACCGACGACTCCGACCGGCTCGCCGATGCCCGCCGCACCGAGCTGCGCTTCTTCAGCGGCGGCGGAGCGTGGGCGGTGCTGGCGGCGCTCGTCGTCTCGGTCGCCGCGTTCCCGGCCCTGCTGGCGTGGCCGGTGCTCGGGGGCGGCGCGCTGGCTCCGCTGCGCGACACCGTGGCGCAGCTGTGGGCGGATGCCGCCTACGGTCAGCGCCCCCTGGGCCTGGACACCGTCGGCGCCGCCGACCCCTTCTCGGCGATCGTCGCCGCCATCGGCTCGCTGTCGCCGGCCGCGCCGTCCCAGGCGCTCGTCGTGCTCTGGGTGCTCGCCCTGCCCCTGGCGGTGCTCGGGGGCTGGTTCGCCGCGACCCGCGTGACCGATCGCTCGCTGCTGCGCATCACCGGCGGCGTCGCGTGGGCGCTGGCGCCCACCTTCCTCAACGTCCTCGTGGAGCCGCGGCCCGCTGCGGTGATCCTGCACCTGCTGCTGCCGTGGCTCTTCTACGCGGGCTCGGTCGCGCACCGGTCGTGGGCAGCCGCCGGGATGGCATCCCTTCTGCTCGCCGGGGTTGCCGCGTCTGCACCCTCGCTCGTCCCCGCTCTCCTGGTGCTGTGGGTCGTCGCCCTCGCGATCACCCTGGTGCGCCGGGCCGGCCGGAGCGCTGCGCGCGTGGCGTGGCTCGTGGTGCCCTCCGCGGCGATGGCCGCCCCCCTGGTGTGGCAGCAGCTCACGGCAGGCAACCCCTGGGGCCTTCTCGCCGACCCCGGCGTGCCGTGGGCGGGGGCTGTCGCGACGGCGGACGCCGCCGGACGGGCCCTCCTCGCCGCCGGCTTCCCGACCCCCGACCCGGGCGGCTGGGGAGGGCTGCTCGGCGGTGGCCCGACCTGGTGGGTGCCGCTGCTGGTGGCACTGCCGACGCTTCTGGCCCTCATCGCCCCGTTGACGGTGCGCTGGGCGGCGGGCGTGCTGCTGCTGTCGACCGCGGCGCTGGGAATCGCCACCGCGTTCGCGGCCGTCGCCATCTCGGTCGCCGTGACCCCCGCCGCACAGCCGGTCGTCGTGTGGCCGGGCGCGGGGCTGAGCCTGGCCTGGCTCGGCGTCATCGGCGCGGCGCTGCTCACCCTCGACGTCGTGCCGGCCGTGCCGACGGTGCGCGTGGTGGGCGCGACCGCCGTGATGGGGGTGCTCGCCGTGTGCGCGATCCCCGCCCTCACTGCGCAGGCACGGGATGCCGCCGCCCTCACCGAGGGTGCCGCGAGCACCCTCCCCGCCTATGTGGCAGCCGAAGGCCGCGGATCGCCGTCGCTCGGCACCATCGTGATCGCGCCCCTCGCGGACGGCTCGATCGCCGCCGATGTCGTATGGGGTGCCAGCGAGACCCTCGGCGGCCAGAGCACGCTGCACTCGACGCGGGTGGATGCCACCCCCGCCGACCGGGAGACCGCCGAGCTGATCGCGGACCTCGTCACCGATGCGGCCGATGACGCCGTGGCCCCGCTCGCCGAGCGCGGCATCGCCTTCGTTCTGCTCGCCCCGACCGCCGAGCCCGTCACCGAGGCGGCGCAGTCGCTGCGCCGCACGGCGGCGATCGCGCTGGACCAGCGTGACCGGCTGGAGCCGGTCGGCGAAACGGCGCGGGGATCGCTCTGGCGCGTGTCGGGCGACATCGAGCCGCGCCCCGGTGCCGACCGGCAGGTCGCGGCGATCGCGCGCTGGATCTTCGCCGGCGAGGCCCTGGTGCTCATCATCGCGGTGCTGTTGGCGATACCGACGGCCCAGACCCGCCGCGATGCCCGTCGGGTGCCGCGGGTCGTCGGCCTTCGGGCAGGGGAGGGACGATGACCACCACCAGGTCCCGCTGGGCCACCAGTGCACGGCTGGCCGGCGGCACGGTCGCGGCGGTCGCGCTCGTCGCCGGCACGGTCACCGCCGCCGCCGTGACCTGGCCCGCCCACGAACGCGCCCCCATCAGCGTGGTCGCGACGCCCGCACCGTCGGAGTCGGTGGTCGCGTGCCCCGGTGGCCTCTTGGCGATCGGCCGCGACGCGACGCTGGCAGGCTCGGTGTCGGTCGTCGCCGAGGCCACGACCACCGTCGGCACGGCCGCCGGGCAGACCGAGCCGACGCCCGAGGTGCTGACGGTCCCCGGGATCGAGGGCTCCGCGCCCGCGGTCTTCTCGGCCCCTCCCGCCGGCGACACCCGCACCGATCTCGCCGCCGCCTCGTCGGCGTCGGTCGCCGCAGAGGATCTCTCCGGCTTCGCTGCGGCCTCCTGCGCCCCACCCCTCCTGGAATCGTGGATCGTCGGCGGAGCGACCACCACGGGTTCGTCGGGCCTGCTGCTGCTGGCGAACCCGGGCAGCGTCCCCGCCACCGTCCAGATCACCGCCTACGGTGCGGCCGGTCCGCAGACACCGCCTGCGGGCCAGCTCGTCGTCGCTCCCGGGACGCAGCGCGTGGTCCCCCTGGCCGGTCTGGTGCGCGGCGAGCAGAGCCCCGTGCTGCACCTGGTCTCCACCGGCGCCCCCGTGCAGGCCTCGCTGCAGGCGAGCATCACCCGCACGCTCCTCGCCGGCGGTGTCGACCAGGTGGGCGCCATCATCGCCCCAGACACCGAGCTGGTCTTCCCGGGCGTCGCCGTGAACGCCCCGCCCGGGGTGGAGGGCGCATCGGACCCCACCGCCGTCGTGCGACTGCTGGCCCCCTCCACGCCCACCACCGCCACGGTGACGGTGCGAAGCGGCGACCGTGAGGTCGCCACGCGCGAGGTGCCGCTCGAGGCGGGACTGCCGCTGGAACTCGACCTCGGCGCGCTCGCGGTCGGCGCCTACAGCGTGCACGTCGCCGCCGACGCCGCCGTCGTCGGCGGGGTGTGGACGACCACCGGGTTCGGCGAGGGAGACGACTTCGCCTGGCACACGCCAGCCCCGCGACTGGACGGCGCGACCCTCGTGGCCGTGGCGGCGGGGCCGTCGCCGGTTCTGACGCTGGCGGCGCCCGCAGGCGAGGCGGTCACGGCGACGCTGACGGCCGACGCCGGCGCGGGCGCCGCGCAGCAGGTGACCGTGCCCGCCGGCGGGACGGTCGAGGTCGACGTCTCGGAGGGCGCGATCTACCGGCTCGAAGCGGCCGAGCCGGTCCATGCCGCGGTCGGCTTCGCCGGCGACGGCGCGCTGGCCGCCTACCCCGTCTGGCCCGCTGACGCGGCGGCATCCCCGCTCGTCGTCCACCCCTGAGCTTAGGATGGGCACATGATGCGGCGCCGTCTGAGAACCGAGACCGTCGCCCGCCCGCGGCCGTCCCGTCACGGCCGTCACGGTCGCGACGGGCGCAGCCCCGTCGTGCGCCCGCCGCTGCCCCCGCTGGACACCCGCGCCGAGCGCTTCGACCTGGCCGTGGGAGCGGCGGCGGAGTTCCTGCGCAGCGCCTGGGAGGACCTGCGGGATGTGCGCTTCGAGGTCGGCGAGATGCCGGATGCCGCGGACGACGGCGGCATCCCGCGCTGGAGCGTGCTGCCCGATCAGCAGCGCATCATCCTGTACCGCCTGCCGATCGAGCGCCTCAGCCGGCCGCACCGGGAGGACGAGCTGCACCGGCGCATGATCATCGAGAGCTGCGTCTTCCGTGCGGCCGCCGAATACCTCGACAAGGATCCCTGGGACCTGGGCCCCGAGCGCTTCCGCTTCTGAGGCATGCCGCGCGGCGTGCGGCCCGGCCCGCACCTCGGCGATAGCGTGGTGACGATGCGCGAGAGACTGTGTTCCAAGGTCGGGTGCGCCCGGGAAGCCGTGACGACCCTCACGTTCGACTACGGCGACCAGATGGCGGCCCTCGGACCCCTGGGCGGCGGGGGAGACCCGCACGCCCACGACCTCTGCGCCATCCACACCGAGCGGCTCTCGGTGCCCAAGGGATGGGTCGTCGTGCGCCACGAGACGCTGCGCGTCTGACACCCGGCCCGCCTCCGGCGGTGCGTGGCACAATGACGGCATGCCGACCCAGACGCCTGCCCTCACGTACGCCGTCGCCGATCTGTCGCTCGCCGAGGCGGGGCGCCACCAGCTGCGCCTGGCCGAGAACGAGATGCCGGGTCTCATGGCCCTGCGCGCCGCGTTCGGGCCCTCCCAGCCTCTGGCCGGTGCGCGTATCGCGGGTTCGCTGCACATGACGGTGCAGACGGCCGTGCTGATCGAGACGCTCGTCGCCCTCGGGGCCCAGGTGCGCTGGGCCAGCTGCAACATCTTCTCCACCCAGGACGAGGCCGCCGCCGCCGTCGTCGTCGGCCCGGACGGCACGGTCGACGAGCCGCGCGGCGTGCCGGTCTTCGCGTGGAAGGGCGAGACGCTCGAGGAGTACTGGGACCTCGCCGACCGCATCTTCGACTGGAGCGACGAGGGCTTCGACGGACCGAACCTCATCCTCGACGACGGCGGAGATGCCACCCTCCTCGTCCACAAGGGCGTCGAGTTCGAGAAGACCGGGGCGGTGCCGGATGCCGCCCCCGACGACCCCGCCGAGTACCGTGTCATCCTCGACGTGCTGCGCCGCAGCCTCGCCCGCGACCCGCAGCGCTTCACCCGCATGGCCGCGGGCCTGCTCGGTGTCACCGAGGAGACGACCACCGGCGTGCACCGGCTCTACGAGCTCGCGGCATCCGATCGCCTGCTCTTCCCCGCGATCAACGTCAACGACTCGGTGACGAAGTCCAAGTTCGACAACAAGTACGGCATCCGCCATTCGCTGCCCGACGGCCTCAACCGCGCCACCGACGTGCTCATCGGCGGCAAGGTCGCGTTCGTCTGCGGCTACGGCGATGTCGGAAAGGGCGCGGCCGAGGCCCTGCGCGGCCAGGGCGCGCGCGTCATCGTGAGCGAGGTCGACCCGATCTGCGCGCTGCAGGCGGCGATGGACGGATACCAGGTGGCGCGGCTCGCCGACGTCGCGGACCAGGTGGACATCCTCATCACCGGCACCGGCAACAAGGACGTCGTCACCGTGGACGACCTGCTGGCGCTCAAGCACCTCGCGATCGTCGGCAACGTCGGGCATTTCGACAACGAGATCGACATGGCGGGGCTTGAGGCACTCTCCGGGGCCGAGCGCGTGGAGATCAAGCCGCAGGTGCATGAGTGGCGGCTGCCCACGGGGCGCAGCGTCCTGGTGCTCAGCGAGGGGCGGCTGATGAACCTCGGCAACGCCACCGGCCACCCGTCCTTCGTGATGAGCGCGTCCTTCACCAACCAGGTGCTGGCGCAGATCGAGCTGTTCACCCGACGCGAGGAGTACCCGACCGCGGTGTACACGCTCCCCAAGCACCTCGACGAGAAGGTCGCCCGGCTCCATCTCGATGCCCTCGGCGTGCAGCTGACCACCCTCACGCCGGCGCAGGCGGCCTACATCGGCGTGCCGGTCGAGGGCCCCTACAAGCTGGACCACTACCGGTACTGAGCCTCTCGCGGCGTCAGCGCACCGGGAACCCCCGCGGCGCCACGTCGACGCCGGCGGTCAGTGCGGCCGCGCGCTCGTCCTCCCCGTGCAGCGCCCGCAGTTCGCGCTCGCGGCGGACCGCCACGACGCCGAGCAGAAAGGTCTCGGGGTCGACCGCGGGCACGGGGGCGACGAATGTCCGCGTCTCGGCGGCCAGCGACATCGCGGTGCGCGTGCGGGCGGCGGGTTCGAGATCCCGGGCCTGCCGCACGAACTGGGCGATGCGGCGTGCGAGGCGGTCGGGCAGCCGGCCGACGTCGGCGACCGCCGCCCACCCCGCCAGCACCGGCGGCACCCCAGGGGGCTCCGGCGGCAGCTTCGGGGTGCGGGTGCGTTCGCTGTAGGTGCCGGCCAGCAGGTCGCCGAGGCGCTCCGCCCGCGGGGTGAAGGCTCCCACGATCCCGGCGACGGCGCCCAGCGTGAACCACAGTTCGAACACGCCCACCAGAGCCCGGATGAACGCCTGCCGGAAACCCGCCGCCCCGCCGTCGGTGCGCACGATACGGGCGCCGATCACGAGCTTGCCGAGGCTGCGCCCGCGGGTGGCGGTCTCGACCGCGGTCGGGATCACGACGGTCACGAGCACGAGCACGACGATCGTGAAGACCGAGGTGAGGTCCCCGCCGAGCACGTTGCGCCCCGCCGCCCACGAGGCGGCGGCCGCGAGCAGCAGGAACAGCGCCACCCCGGCGACCATGTCGATGAGCACGCCCACCGCGCGCAGGAAGTAGCCGACCGGCTGCACGTCGAGGGCGACGGCTTCGCCCGTGAGGATCTCGTCCTGCTGGATCTCCACGGCGGGCCCGGGCGTCGGCATGGCTACAGTGAATCACATGGATGCCGACGCCCTCACCGCCGCCCGGCGTGGGGAGTGGGCGCGTCTGGACGAACTGAGCCGTCGTCGCCGGCTCGGCGGGGCAGAGGCCGACGAGCTGGTCACCCGCTACCGGGCAGCCTCGGCCGATCTCGCCGAACTGAAGACATCGGCCGGTCGCACCCCCGAGGGCGATTACCTCTCCACTCTGCTCGCGCGCGCCCGCTTGCAGCTGACCGGCACCCCCGACAACGTGCTGCGTCAGGTGCCGCGGTTCTTCCTGCGGCAGCTGCCGGCAGCCCTCTATCGCCTCCGCTACACGACCCTGGTCATCGCGATCGGCTTCGTCGCGGTCGCCGCCCTGGTGGCGGCCTGGGTCGCCCGGGACCCGGTGGCGCTGGCGTCGATGGGCAGTCAGGCGCAGCTGGAGCAGTACGCCGAGAACGACTTCACGCAGTACTACAGCGAGAATCCCGCGGCCGTCTTCGCAGGGATGGTCTGGACCAACAACGCCTGGATCGCCGCGCAGTGCGTGCTCTTCGGGATCACGGGGCTCTGGCCGGTGATGGTGCTGGTGCAGAACGCCGTCGGGGTCGGCACGTCGGCGGCGGTGCTGTTCGCCTTCGATCGGGGCGACGTCTTCCTCCTCCACATCGCGCCCCACGGACTGCTGGAGCTGACGAGCATCTTCGTCGCCGGCGCGGCGGGGCTCCACATCTTCTGGGCATGGGTGGCGCCGGGAAGGCGGGGGAGGGGCGAGGCGGTCGCTGCGGCGGGACGGTCGCTGGCGACGGTGGCCATCGGACTGGTGTTCGCCCTCGCGCTCTCGGGCCTGATCGAGGGATTCGTCACTGCGCAGCCCTGGCCCTGGCCGCTGAAGATCGGCATCGGCGCGGCGGCGCTCGCCGCCTTCCTCGTCTACATGCTCGTCGTCGGCGGCCGTGCCTACCGCCGCGGCGAGACGGGCGACCTCACCGAGTACGAGACCGGGACCCCGCGGCTGATCGCCGGCTGACGCCCCCCTGCGTGTTTTGTATCAGTCAAAACAACGGTAGGGTGGAGGCATGACGCAGCAGAGCATTCCGGATGCCGCGGACGCGATCCGCGCCGCCGGGCTCCGCGTCACCGACTCCCGCCGCGTCGTCTTCGACGCGCTCGCCGGTCAGCCCCACGCGAGTGCCGACGACGTCTACGCGCGGGTGGCTCCGCTCGCTCCGCGGGCGAGCAAGCAGTCGGTCTACAATGCTCTCGGTGATTTCGCCGACGCGGGACTGGTGCGCCGGATCGAACCGGCAGGCCACCCCATGCTCTTCGAGCTGAGGGTCGCCGACAACCACCACCACCTGGTCTGCACGACGTGCGGCCGGGTCGAGGACGTCGACTGCACGGTGGGGCATGCGCCCTGCCTGCATCCGTCCGAGACCCACGGCTTCGCCGTCGCCACCGCTGAGGTGACCTTCTGGGGTCAGTGCGCCACGTGCGCCGCTGCCTGAATCCCGCACTCGCGTTCCTCCCCCCCCCCCGAATGCAACCCGAACCCTGCAATGGAAGGACCCCCATGACCGACGACACGATCCCCGCGATCGGTGAAGACGCCACCGGCATCGACCAATCCGTCACCGTCACCGACACCGACACCGCTTTCGCCGAACAGGCCGCGAAGGCGGATGCCGCGGGCGGCTGCCCCGTCATCCACGGTGGTCAGGCAGGCGGCGCCGGTCAGGCCCACCCCGCCGGCCAGCCGCACCCGACCACGGGATCGGCGAACAACGTCTGGTGGCCCAACCAGCTGAACCTGCGCATCCTCAAGAAGAACCCGGTCGAGGCCAACCCCCTGGGCGGCGACTTCGACTACAAGGCCGCCTTCGCCGCGCTGGACCTGGCCGCGGTCAAGGCCGACATCGCCGAGACGCTCACCACGTCGCAGGACTGGTGGCCGGCCGACTTCGGCAACTACGGCCCCCTCATCATCCGCATGGCCTGGCACAGCGCCGGCACCTACCGTGCGACCGACGGTCGCGGCGGCGGCGGCGCCGGACAGCAGCGCTTCGCGCCGCTGAACAGCTGGCCCGACAACGTCAACCTCGACAAGGCCCGGCGCCTGCTGTGGCCGGTCAAGAAGAAGTACGGCCAGGCGCTGTCGTGGGCGGACCTCATGATCCTCGCCGGCAACGTCGCGCTGGAGTCCATGGGCTTCGAGACCTTCGGCTTCGGCGGCGGCCGCGCCGACGTCTGGGAGCCGGACGACGACGTGTACTGGGGCCCCGAGACCACCTGGCTCGGCGACGAGCGCTACACCGGGGAGCGGGACCTCGAAAAGCCCCTCGCCGCCGTGCAGATGGGTCTCATCTACGTCAACCCCGAGGGCCCGGCCGGCAACCCCGACCCGCTCGCCTCGGCACGCGACATCCGCGAGACCTTCGCGCGCATGGGAATGAACGACGAGGAGACCGTCGCCCTCATCGCCGGCGGCCACACCTTCGGCAAGACCCACGGCGCCGCACCGGACTCCAACCTCGAGGACAACCCCGAGGCCGCGGGCCTGGAGATGCAGGGCCTGGGCTGGAAAAACAACTTCGGCACCGGCAAGGGCGACGACACCATCACGTCGGGCCTCGAGGTGACGTGGACCTACCACCCCACCCGCTGGGACAACGAGTTCTTCCACATCCTCTACGCCTACGAGTGGGAGCTCTTCACGAGCCCCGCCGGTGCGCACCAGTGGCGCCCGAAGAACGGTGCCGGTGCCGACATGGTGCCGATGGCCCACGACGCGACCAAGCGCCGCGAACCGCGCATGCTCACCAGCGACCTCGCGCTGCGCGTCGACCCCGAGTACGACAAGATCTCGCGCCGCTTCCTCGAGGACCCGGTGGCCTTCGGCGACGCGTTCGCCCGCGCCTGGTTCAAGCTGACCCACCGCGACATGGGCCCCATCGCCCGCTACCTCGGACCCGAGGTCCCCACCGAAGAGCTCATCTGGCAGGACCCGGTTCCGGCGGTCGACCACGTGCTGATCGACGCGGCCGACGCGGCAGCGCTGAAACAGCAGATCCTCGCCACCGGTCTCACCACCGAGCAGCTCGTGTCGACGGCCTGGGCGGCGGCATCGTCGTTCCGCGGCAGTGACAAGCGCGGCGGCGTCAACGGCGCCCGCATCCGCCTGTCGCCGCAGAAGGACTGGCAGGTCAACAACCCGCCGCAGCTGAAGGTCGTGCTCGACGCCCTCGAGGGCGTGCAGAACGCCTTCAACGAGGGACGCACCGACGGCAAGAAGGTGTCGCTGGCCGACATCATCGTGCTCGCCGGCAACGCGGCGGTCGAGAAGGCCGCGCACGCGGCCGGTGTCGACGCCGACGTGGTGTTCCACCCGGGCCGCACCGACGCGACGCAGGAGCAGACCGACGTCGACTCGTTCGGCTACCTGGAGCCGGCGGCCGACGGGTTCCGCAACTACTACGGGCCCAAGGCGTTCCTCCCGCAGGAGCACCACCTCATCGACAAGGCGAACCTGCTGACCCTCAGCGCGCCCGAGATGACGGTGCTCGTCGGCGGCCTTCGGGTGCTCGGCGCCAACTGGGACGGCTCGGAGTACGGCGTCTTCACCAACCGACCCGGCGTGCTGACGAACGACTTCTTCGTGAACCTGCTCGACCTCGGCACCACGTGGACGCCGCTGGACCCCGGTTCGCAGGCGTTCGAGGGCATCAAGGACGGCTCGGGCGAGCGTGTCGGCCGCGGCACGCGCGTCGACCTGCTGTTCGGCTCCAACTCCGAGCTCCGCGCCCTCGCGGAGGTCTACGCCAGCGACGACGCGCAGGAGAAGTTCGTGCGCGACTTCGTCGCCGCGTGGGGCAAGGTCATGGAGCTGGACCGCTTCGACCTGCGCTGATCCACCCGCACGGCAGCCAAGCGGCCCGTCCCCTCTCGGGGCGGGCCGCTTCGCGTGCGGTCAGCCCAGCTCTCGCCCGTCGAACAGGGCGCGGTGGCAGAAGCCGGCGACCAGGGCGCCGACGATCGGGAAGACGATGAACACCCACAGCTGCAGCAGCGCATCGGGGCCGCCGTAGAGGGCGGTGGCGATGGAGCGGGCAGGGTTGACCGACGTGTTGTCGATCGGGATGGATGCCAGGTGGATGAGGGTGAGCGTCAGCCCGATCACCAGCCCGGCGAACTTCGTCCCCCGGCTGGGGTGCGTCACCCCCAGGATCACCAGCACGAAGATCGCCGTGAACAGGATCTCGGCGACGATCGCGGCGCCCAGACCGAAGCCGCCGGGGGAGTGCTCGCCGAACCCGTTGCTCGCGAAGCCGCCGTCCTGGGCCGAGCGCAGCCAGCCGTCGGGCCCGAAGAGCCCGATGAGCACGAGGAGGGTGGTGCCGATGGCGCCGCCCACGAGCTGGGCGACGATGTACGCGACGGTCTCCCGCCAGGGGAAGCGGCCCGCGGCGGCGAGCCCGAGGGTGACGGCCGGGTTGAAATGTCCACCCGAGATCGGGCCCCAGGCGTAAGCGCCCGCGACCACGGTGAGGCCGAACGCGAGGGCCACCCCGACGAAGCCGATGCCGAGGGACGTGCCCTCGGAGCCGACGCCGTAGTCGGCGGCGAACAGGGCGGCGCCGATCGAGCCGAACACCAGCAGGAAGGTCCCCATCGCCTCCGCCGACAGGCGCAGGGCCATGCTCGGGCCCCCGGGGGCGGCGGCGTGATCGAGCGGCGTGGGGGCGACGTGTTCTTCCGGACGAGGATCATTGCTCATGGCTGTGGCTCCTTTCGCGCTCACAGTAGCCCCCCGCGGCGCACCTCGACAGCACCCGCGTCGCGAGCTCAGAGCCGGCCGGCTGCCTTCAATGCCAGGTACCGGTCGGCGATCTGCGGCGGCAGGTCGTCGGCGGAGGCGCTGAGCGCGTCGCCGCCGGCGCGGGCGATGGCGGCGGCCACCCGCGCGGCGTCGCGGGCGCTGCGCTCCAGGGCCGCCGCGCGGTAGACGTCGTCGGCGGTGCGGCGCCCCCCGGATGCCGCACCGGTCAGGTCCGGCGTGGCGTCGGTGGCGGTGCCGACGAGCACGTGCGCTCGCCGGGCGACGGCGCCGAGGGAGCCGAGGAACCCGCGGGAGGACTCGGGGGAGTCCTGCGCGGTCAGCAGCACGACCAGCGAGGGACGGGAGGTGAGGGTGCGCACCTGGGCGAAGGCGGCATCCCAGTCGGTGTCGATCAGCTGCGCCTCCACCGGCGCCATCGCGTCGACCATCGCCGGCAGCAGCGCCGACCCGTCGACGCCGGTGACCCGGGCGCGCAGCACCCGGTCGAACATCGCGAGGTGCACGTGGTCGCCGGCGCGCGACGCGAGAGCGGCCAGCAGCAGCGCTGCCTCCATGGCGGCATCCAGGCGCACGCCGTCGCCGACCCGCGCAGCGGAGGTGCGGCCGGTGTCGACGATGATCACGACGTGTCGGTCGCGCTCCGGGCGCCAGGTGCGCAGCATCGTCGTGCCGGCGCGGGCGGTGGCGCGCCAGTCGATGGAGCGCACGTCGTCGCCGCGGACGTACTCGCGCAGGCTGTCGAACTCGGTGCCCTGCCCGCGCACCTGCACGCTGGTGTTGCCGTCGAGCTCGCGCAGCCGCGCCAGCCGTGAGGGCAGATGCCGCCGCGACGTGAAGGGCGGCAGCGCCCGCACGGCACCCGGCGCCTCGATGCGGGCCTGGCGCCCGCCGATGCCGAGCGGGCCGCCGGAGCGGACGACCACGAATTCGCTGCGCAGCTCGCCCCGCCGCCGTGGCCGCAGCGGTATCGGGATGGTCCGCCGCTCGCCGGCAGGGATGTCCAGCCGGGCGCGGCGTTCGGGCGCTCCGGCCGTCGGCTGCCACGCGTCGCGCAGCTGCCCGCGCAGCCGCCGGGCGCCGCCGTTGTGCACGACGAGGGCGGTGTCGACGCGCTCACCCAGCCGCGCGCGGGTGGGACCGGTGCGTGTGAGCTGCAGCAGCCGCGGATCCGGTGCGACCGCGGCGTCCACTCCCGCGGCCAGCGCGCACAGCAGCAGCCACAGCCCGGCGACGGGCCACGGGGCGATGCCGGCGGAGCCCAGCAGCACCACGGGCACGACGCCGAGGGCGACCAGTGCGGGCAGACGGCCGGTGACGTACATGGTTCCTTCGGGACGTGCGGACGGTGGGGACGGTGGTGGACGGCGGGCGGGAGGCCGACTCAGATGGGGACGGGGGTCTGCTGCTGCACCGACGCGAGGATCGCCTCCACCGAGACGCCTTCGATCTCGGCCTCGGGCCGCAGCCGCAGCCGGTGCCGCCAGGCGGGCAGCAGCATGGCCTGCACGTGATCCGGGGTGATGGCGGGGTAGCCGCCGAGCCACGCCCAGACCTTGGCCGCCGCCAGGAGGGCCGTCGCGGCTCGCGGGCTCGCACCCAGTTGCACGGAGGGCGCCTGCCGCGTGGCCCGGGCGAGGTCGACGACGTACCCGAGCACGTCGTCGGCGACGGCGACGGATGCCGCGGCGCGCTGCGCCGCGCGGATCTCGTCCGCCCCGACGACGGCGCCGATGCCCGCAGCCTCCAGGTCGCCCGGGCGGAACCCGTCGGCGTGTCGGCGCAGCACCGCGAGCTCCGCCTCACGTGCCGGGACGCCGATGACGAGCTTCAGCAGGAAGCGATCCAGCTGCGCCTCGGGGAGCGAGTAGGTGCCCTCGTGCTCCACGGGGTTCTGCGTCGCCGCGACCAGGAAGGGATCCGCAAGCGGGCGGGTGACCCCGTCAGCCGAGACCTGGCGCTCCTCCATGGCCTCGAGGAGTGCGGCCTGGGTCTTCGGCGGCGTGCGGTTGATCTCGTCGGCGAGCAGCACGTTGGTGAACACGGGCCCCTCGCGGAACTCGAACTCGCCCGAGCGGGCGTCG from Microbacterium sp. zg-Y625 includes these protein-coding regions:
- a CDS encoding DUF3499 domain-containing protein; this translates as MRERLCSKVGCAREAVTTLTFDYGDQMAALGPLGGGGDPHAHDLCAIHTERLSVPKGWVVVRHETLRV
- a CDS encoding RDD family protein, encoding MPTPGPAVEIQQDEILTGEAVALDVQPVGYFLRAVGVLIDMVAGVALFLLLAAAASWAAGRNVLGGDLTSVFTIVVLVLVTVVIPTAVETATRGRSLGKLVIGARIVRTDGGAAGFRQAFIRALVGVFELWFTLGAVAGIVGAFTPRAERLGDLLAGTYSERTRTPKLPPEPPGVPPVLAGWAAVADVGRLPDRLARRIAQFVRQARDLEPAARTRTAMSLAAETRTFVAPVPAVDPETFLLGVVAVRRERELRALHGEDERAAALTAGVDVAPRGFPVR
- a CDS encoding DUF5719 family protein — its product is MTTTRSRWATSARLAGGTVAAVALVAGTVTAAAVTWPAHERAPISVVATPAPSESVVACPGGLLAIGRDATLAGSVSVVAEATTTVGTAAGQTEPTPEVLTVPGIEGSAPAVFSAPPAGDTRTDLAAASSASVAAEDLSGFAAASCAPPLLESWIVGGATTTGSSGLLLLANPGSVPATVQITAYGAAGPQTPPAGQLVVAPGTQRVVPLAGLVRGEQSPVLHLVSTGAPVQASLQASITRTLLAGGVDQVGAIIAPDTELVFPGVAVNAPPGVEGASDPTAVVRLLAPSTPTTATVTVRSGDREVATREVPLEAGLPLELDLGALAVGAYSVHVAADAAVVGGVWTTTGFGEGDDFAWHTPAPRLDGATLVAVAAGPSPVLTLAAPAGEAVTATLTADAGAGAAQQVTVPAGGTVEVDVSEGAIYRLEAAEPVHAAVGFAGDGALAAYPVWPADAAASPLVVHP
- the ahcY gene encoding adenosylhomocysteinase, with product MPTQTPALTYAVADLSLAEAGRHQLRLAENEMPGLMALRAAFGPSQPLAGARIAGSLHMTVQTAVLIETLVALGAQVRWASCNIFSTQDEAAAAVVVGPDGTVDEPRGVPVFAWKGETLEEYWDLADRIFDWSDEGFDGPNLILDDGGDATLLVHKGVEFEKTGAVPDAAPDDPAEYRVILDVLRRSLARDPQRFTRMAAGLLGVTEETTTGVHRLYELAASDRLLFPAINVNDSVTKSKFDNKYGIRHSLPDGLNRATDVLIGGKVAFVCGYGDVGKGAAEALRGQGARVIVSEVDPICALQAAMDGYQVARLADVADQVDILITGTGNKDVVTVDDLLALKHLAIVGNVGHFDNEIDMAGLEALSGAERVEIKPQVHEWRLPTGRSVLVLSEGRLMNLGNATGHPSFVMSASFTNQVLAQIELFTRREEYPTAVYTLPKHLDEKVARLHLDALGVQLTTLTPAQAAYIGVPVEGPYKLDHYRY
- a CDS encoding metallopeptidase family protein yields the protein MMRRRLRTETVARPRPSRHGRHGRDGRSPVVRPPLPPLDTRAERFDLAVGAAAEFLRSAWEDLRDVRFEVGEMPDAADDGGIPRWSVLPDQQRIILYRLPIERLSRPHREDELHRRMIIESCVFRAAAEYLDKDPWDLGPERFRF
- a CDS encoding glycosyltransferase; the protein is MPARVHAILVVRPDGRTPAAFHLRRTLAALDAQTRPVDALTIVLCGEDENLRQLAADSRAEGVISAPRSTRYAEAAALATHRVTGDAVWLLAQDTAPEPQALARLAGALELAPSVAFAAPKLVRWDDRGEIVSLGVSMTRLGRAVGLADGQLDQGQHDAGQDVLAADVRGVLVRTAVWRELRGLDRGLSGADEGLDLGVRARLAGGRVTLVPTAVVAVAGDGVAGLPDVYGSRRRMRRAFAVRTAQLHRRLVYAAAPVLPLQWLAILPIALWRTIVHLVAKRPAQIWPEWAAAAVAMARIPAVARARGGIRRTRRVSWQSLAPLRIGRADLRTNLALTDDSDRLADARRTELRFFSGGGAWAVLAALVVSVAAFPALLAWPVLGGGALAPLRDTVAQLWADAAYGQRPLGLDTVGAADPFSAIVAAIGSLSPAAPSQALVVLWVLALPLAVLGGWFAATRVTDRSLLRITGGVAWALAPTFLNVLVEPRPAAVILHLLLPWLFYAGSVAHRSWAAAGMASLLLAGVAASAPSLVPALLVLWVVALAITLVRRAGRSAARVAWLVVPSAAMAAPLVWQQLTAGNPWGLLADPGVPWAGAVATADAAGRALLAAGFPTPDPGGWGGLLGGGPTWWVPLLVALPTLLALIAPLTVRWAAGVLLLSTAALGIATAFAAVAISVAVTPAAQPVVVWPGAGLSLAWLGVIGAALLTLDVVPAVPTVRVVGATAVMGVLAVCAIPALTAQARDAAALTEGAASTLPAYVAAEGRGSPSLGTIVIAPLADGSIAADVVWGASETLGGQSTLHSTRVDATPADRETAELIADLVTDAADDAVAPLAERGIAFVLLAPTAEPVTEAAQSLRRTAAIALDQRDRLEPVGETARGSLWRVSGDIEPRPGADRQVAAIARWIFAGEALVLIIAVLLAIPTAQTRRDARRVPRVVGLRAGEGR